One window of the Canis aureus isolate CA01 chromosome 1, VMU_Caureus_v.1.0, whole genome shotgun sequence genome contains the following:
- the LOC144323313 gene encoding olfactory receptor 6Z7-like: MESSLELGNMTRVQEFVLLGLSTRPGIRNALFAVFLTLYLLTLLENTLIIYLICSHSELHKPMYFFLGNLSCLEMCYVSVTMPSLLLGLWTGPCHVPFTACMTQLFFFIVLICTECTLLASMAYDRYVAICRPLHYPLLMRPQVCLGLALSSWIGGLLVSVVKTSCIASLSYCGPNVLNQFFCDVSPLLNLSCTHVALTELVDFISAIVIFCGTLLAALASYSAIVVAVLLMPSAAARRKAFSTCASHLIVVGIFYSAALFIYCRPSRIKSMDLNKVLSVIYTVVTPMCNPIIYCLRNKEVHVVLRKTLHWP; the protein is encoded by the coding sequence ATGGAGAGTTCTCTGGAGTTGGGCAACATGACCAGAGTCCAGGAGTTTGTCTTGCTGGGTTTGTCCACCAGGCCGGGCATAAGGAATGCCCTGTTTGCTGTCTTCCTGACCCTCTACCTGCTGACCCTCCTGGAAAACACCCTCATCATCTACCTCATCTGCAGTCACAGCGAGCTCCACAAGCCCATGTACTTCTTCTTGGGTAACCTCAGCTGCCTAGAGATGTGCTATGTGTCAGTGACCATGCCCAGTCTGCTCCTGGGGCTTTGGACTGGACCCTGCCATGTACCCTTCACAGCCTGCATGACCCAGCTCTTCTTCTTTATAGTCCTCATCTGCACGGAGTGCACCCTCCTGGCCtccatggcctatgaccgctatgtggccatctgccgCCCACTCCACTACCCACTGCTCATGAGGCCCCAGGTCTGCCTGGGCTTGGCCTTGTCTTCATGGATTGGGGGGCTGCTGGTCTCAGTGGTCAAGACATCTTGCATTGCCAGCCTGTCCTACTGTGGCCCCAATGTCCTCAACCAATTTTTCTGTGATGTCTCCCCTCTGCTCAACCTGTCTTGCACCCACGTGGCCCTGACGGAGCTGGTGGACTTCATCTCTGCCATCGTCATCTTCTGTGGAACACTGTTGGCAGCATTAGCCTCCTACTCAGCCATCGTGGTGGCTGTGCTCCTCATGCCATCAGCCGCTGCCCGACGCAAGGCCTTTTCCACCTGTGCCTCCCACCTGATTGTGGTGGGCATCTTCTACTCAGCAGCCCTCTTCATCTACTGCCGTCCCAGCCGTATCAAATCCATGGACCTCAACAAGGTGCTGTCAGTCATCTACACGGTAGTCACGCCCATGTGCAACCCCATCATCTACTGCCTGAGGAACAAAGAGGTCCATGTGGTGCTTCGGAAAACTCTCCACTGGCCTTGA
- the LOC144297029 gene encoding olfactory receptor 10A7-like, which yields MVMMMVMLMMAMKVGDEEDDDNNGGDEADDHFCFLPATPPPGAMPTAWAPPGAPEAPPCANQSCVPSELVLLGFAHVPALRPLLATLFLAMFLLTLLGNALIVLLTALDPALRAPMYLFLRHLALVEMCFSLDIVPQLLLTLLRPGRGVSPAGCALQLLLVLSCVTSECFLLTTMAWDRYVAICRPLRYGAIVSPRLCHLLAATCWLAGVPVSLVFTIWLFRFPFCGPRGIRHFFCDIAPLLSLVCADTRVFEANVLAATVLVIMVPFCLIAASYTKILATVLRMPSARGRHKALSTCASHFVVVLLFYGTTGVIHLRPKASYSPESKQVVSLSYTLVTPMLNPLIYSLRNKEVRAALGRVCCHGQESGPHE from the exons atggtgatgatgatggtgatgttgATGATGGCAATGAAAGTTGGCGATGAAgaggatgatgataataatggtgGTGATGAGGCAGATGATCACTTCT GCTTCCTGCCCGCCACGCCCCCGCCCGGGGCCATGCCGACCGCCTGggcccccccgggcgcccccgaaGCCCCCCCCTGCGCCAACCAGAGCTGCGTCCCCAGTGAGCTGGTCCTGCTGGGCTTCGCGCACGTGCCCGCGCTGCGGCCGCTGCTCGCCACGCTCTTCCTGGCCATGTTCCTGCTCACGCTGCTGGGCAACGCGCTCATCGTGCTGCTGACCGCCCTGGACCCGGCCCTGCGCGCGCCCATGTACCTGTTCCTGCgccacctggccctggtggaGATGTGCTTCTCGCTGGACATCGTGCCGCAGCTGCTTCTGACCCTGCTGCGGCCCGGGCGGGGCGTGTCTCCCGCCGGCTGCGCCCTGCAGCTGCTGCTGGTGTTGTCCTGCGTCACGTCCGAGTGCTTCCTCCTGACGACCATGGCCTGGGACCGCTACGTGGCCATCTGCAGGCCTCTGCGCTATGGCGCCATCGTGAGCCCGCGGCTCTGCCACCTGCTGGCCGCCACGTGCTGGCTGGCTGGCGTCCCTGTGTCTCTGGTCTTCACCATCTGGCTGTTCCGCTTCCCCTTCTGCGGGCCCCGAGGCATCCGCCACTTCTTCTGTGACATCGCGCCTCTGCTGAGCCTGGTGTGTGCAGACACCAGAGTCTTCGAGGCCAACGTGTTGGCGGCCACGGTGCTGGTTATCATGGTTCCCTTCTGTCTGATAGCCGCGTCCTACACCAAGATTCTGGCCACCGTGCTGCGGATGCCATCTGCCAGGGGGCGCCACAAGGCCCTGTCCACGTGCGCCTCTCACTTCGTCGTGGTGCTTCTGTTTTATGGCACCACGGGGGTCATCCACTTGCGACCCAAGGCCAGCTACTCCCCGGAGAGCAAGCAGGTGGTGTCCTTGTCCTACACCCTGGTAACCCCCATGCTCAACCCCCTCATCTACAGCCTTCGAAACAAGGAGGTGAGGGCTGCCCTGGGACGCGTGTGTTGCCATGGCCAGGAATCTGGACCCCATGAATGA